Proteins encoded in a region of the Vitis riparia cultivar Riparia Gloire de Montpellier isolate 1030 chromosome 7, EGFV_Vit.rip_1.0, whole genome shotgun sequence genome:
- the LOC117917529 gene encoding salicylic acid-binding protein 2-like isoform X4, with translation MDRGKHFVLVHGAGHGAWCWYKLVPLLKLLGHRVTALDLGSSGVNPKRLDELASVYDYVQPLMELVASLPQDEKVVLVGHSYGGLPISLAMESFPEKILVAVFVSAYMPNYISPPITQAQELSFGLGLECLPTAVTFGPDYLSVAFYQHCQPEDLELAKSLVRPHGLFLEDFAKESLLSKEKFGSVDRVYVVLEKDEVMKEDFQRWVIDDSPPKEVKFIAGADHMVMMSRPKELCLCFQEIVQQYN, from the exons ATGGACAGAGGGAAACACTTCGTTCTAGTTCATGGCGCTGGCCATGGAGCTTGGTGCTGGTACAAGCTTGTCCCACTGCTCAAATTATTGGGTCACCGCGTCACCGCTCTGGACTTAGGCTCTTCTGGGGTCAACCCCAAGCGCCTGGACGAGCTTGCTTCTGTATACGATTATGTGCAACCACTGATGGAGCTCGTGGCCTCCCTTCCTCAAGATGAGAAGGTGGTTTTGGTGGGTCATAGCTATGGAGGCCTCCCTATTTCTCTGGCTATGGAGAGCTTCCCTGAGAAGATCCTAGTTGCGGTCTTCGTATCAGCTTATATGCCAAATTATATATCCCCACCTATAACTCAAGCACAAGAA CTTTCGTTTGGTCTAGGACTGGAATGCCTTCCAACTGCAGTGACGTTTGGTCCAGATTACTTATCAGTGGCATTTTATCAACACTGCCAACCGGAG GATCTGGAACTGGCCAAAAGTTTGGTAAGGCCTCATGGGTTGTTCCTAGAAGACTTCGCCAAGGAATCTTTACTAAGCAAAGAGAAATTTGGATCCGTAGATCGGGTGTATGTGGTGTTGGAAAAAGATGAAGTAATGAAGGAGGACTTCCAGCGATGGGTGATTGACGACAGCCCACCAAAAGAAGTGAAGTTCATTGCCGGAGCTGACCATATGGTGATGATGTCGAGGCCCAAAGAACTTTGTCTCTGTTTCCAGGAGATAGTTCAGCAGTATAATTGA
- the LOC117917529 gene encoding methylesterase 10-like isoform X1 — MDRGKHFVLVHGAGHGAWCWYKLVPLLKLLGHRVTALDLGSSGVNPKRLDELASVYDYVQPLMELVASLPQDEKVVLVGHSYGGLPISLAMESFPEKILVAVFVSAYMPNYISPPITQAQEFFINRSKPESLLDSQLSFGLGLECLPTAVTFGPDYLSVAFYQHCQPEDLELAKSLVRPHGLFLEDFAKESLLSKEKFGSVDRVYVVLEKDEVMKEDFQRWVIDDSPPKEVKFIAGADHMVMMSRPKELCLCFQEIVQQYN; from the exons ATGGACAGAGGGAAACACTTCGTTCTAGTTCATGGCGCTGGCCATGGAGCTTGGTGCTGGTACAAGCTTGTCCCACTGCTCAAATTATTGGGTCACCGCGTCACCGCTCTGGACTTAGGCTCTTCTGGGGTCAACCCCAAGCGCCTGGACGAGCTTGCTTCTGTATACGATTATGTGCAACCACTGATGGAGCTCGTGGCCTCCCTTCCTCAAGATGAGAAGGTGGTTTTGGTGGGTCATAGCTATGGAGGCCTCCCTATTTCTCTGGCTATGGAGAGCTTCCCTGAGAAGATCCTAGTTGCGGTCTTCGTATCAGCTTATATGCCAAATTATATATCCCCACCTATAACTCAAGCACAAGAA TTCTTCATCAATAGAAGCAAGCCTGAGTCGTTATTGGATTCCCAGCTTTCGTTTGGTCTAGGACTGGAATGCCTTCCAACTGCAGTGACGTTTGGTCCAGATTACTTATCAGTGGCATTTTATCAACACTGCCAACCGGAG GATCTGGAACTGGCCAAAAGTTTGGTAAGGCCTCATGGGTTGTTCCTAGAAGACTTCGCCAAGGAATCTTTACTAAGCAAAGAGAAATTTGGATCCGTAGATCGGGTGTATGTGGTGTTGGAAAAAGATGAAGTAATGAAGGAGGACTTCCAGCGATGGGTGATTGACGACAGCCCACCAAAAGAAGTGAAGTTCATTGCCGGAGCTGACCATATGGTGATGATGTCGAGGCCCAAAGAACTTTGTCTCTGTTTCCAGGAGATAGTTCAGCAGTATAATTGA